The proteins below come from a single Myxococcota bacterium genomic window:
- a CDS encoding DNRLRE domain-containing protein, which translates to MRERWGDVGLAFVRARRQGVAGGLGAAIAVLLTSGAFGATSVLVPIADGELSDDPRDGVFDTIDATDVAIDLESIASQNVLRRGALEFDLTAIPVGATITSATLRLTQFGGGTAPSRIDVHGYVADGSIDLGDAEASNTLAGQTFYSSVPAFVVVDVTGYVESLVSRGVPTLGLSLRTDESSANARLRFGASELASDPPELMIEWDVSGPAVPPHIWRWLPVLEDGYATDDPTDGTFDTITTTGSSLRAHSQVTQFLSIFITRRAMLEFDLAMLPGAPILAATLELDASQLSTSGGSADFELYGYEGDGVVELADADAGAALVDTVTLSSTTPPVRFDVASYLTTLQGSQAAVAGFNLRSARDGMSGGNGHDDEVTVGSRESTSIVRLPPRLIVESAASTPVPSGGAVWTAGAVGLLVACAARHLRRVRRRAPA; encoded by the coding sequence ATGCGTGAACGGTGGGGAGACGTGGGCCTGGCGTTCGTCCGGGCGCGACGCCAGGGCGTGGCCGGGGGGCTCGGCGCCGCGATCGCCGTCCTGTTGACGAGCGGGGCCTTCGGGGCGACTTCCGTGCTGGTACCGATCGCCGATGGAGAGCTGAGCGACGATCCACGTGACGGCGTCTTCGACACGATCGATGCGACGGACGTGGCGATCGATCTCGAGAGCATCGCGAGCCAGAACGTGTTGCGCCGCGGCGCCCTCGAGTTCGACCTGACGGCGATTCCGGTCGGCGCCACGATCACCTCGGCCACCTTGCGGCTGACCCAGTTCGGCGGTGGCACCGCACCCTCGCGCATCGACGTCCACGGCTACGTGGCCGACGGATCGATCGATCTCGGCGACGCCGAGGCTTCGAACACCCTCGCGGGTCAGACCTTCTACTCGAGCGTTCCGGCGTTCGTCGTGGTGGACGTGACGGGCTACGTCGAGAGTCTCGTCTCGCGGGGCGTTCCTACGCTGGGGCTCTCGTTGCGCACCGACGAGAGTTCGGCGAACGCGCGGCTGCGTTTCGGCGCGTCGGAGCTGGCGTCGGACCCGCCCGAGCTCATGATCGAGTGGGACGTCAGCGGGCCGGCGGTGCCGCCCCACATCTGGCGTTGGCTGCCCGTCCTCGAGGACGGCTACGCGACCGACGACCCGACGGATGGGACCTTCGACACGATCACGACGACGGGCTCGTCGCTCCGAGCGCACAGCCAGGTCACCCAGTTCCTGTCGATCTTCATCACCCGCCGGGCGATGCTCGAGTTCGATCTCGCGATGCTTCCCGGCGCACCGATCCTGGCAGCGACCCTCGAACTCGACGCGTCCCAGCTCTCCACGAGCGGCGGCTCCGCGGACTTCGAGCTCTACGGCTACGAGGGGGACGGCGTCGTCGAACTTGCCGACGCCGACGCGGGCGCGGCCCTCGTCGACACCGTGACGCTCAGCTCGACCACGCCGCCGGTGCGCTTCGACGTGGCCTCCTACCTCACGACGCTGCAGGGCAGCCAGGCGGCGGTCGCCGGCTTCAACCTCCGCTCGGCCCGCGACGGCATGTCCGGCGGGAACGGCCACGACGACGAAGTCACGGTCGGCAGTCGCGAGAGCACCTCGATCGTCCGGCTGCCGCCGCGCCTGATCGTGGAGAGCGCCGCGTCGACGCCCGTGCCGAGTGGGGGAGCCGTGTGGACGGCAGGGGCGGTTGGGCTCCTGGTGGCCTGCGCCGCCCGTCACCTCCGGCGGGTGCGTCGCCGCGCACCCGCCTAG